In the genome of Nonomuraea sp. NBC_00507, the window CAGCCAGGGCGCGATCGTGTCCGACTCGAACAAGTGCGGCGCGGTGCAGAACAACTTCGCGCTGACCGCTCAGACGACGACTCGCCTGTAGCCGCCCTGCTGCACCCCTGAAAAAGGCTGGCCCCCGCCGCGCACATCGGCGGGGGCCAGCCCTTTCTATCGCGTGCGACGGTTACAGTTGGCCGCTCCGCCACAGCGCGGTCTCCGCCTCCAACCGCTGTTCGTTCACGGCTGGCACCGACACCTGCTCGGCCCATGCCACCAGGAGCTGGGCGAACTCCTCCCGCTGCTCGGGGCCCGCACTGCCGTGCACGTGGAACCACGTGATCAGCGGGGCCGCGGCCGGCGCGTCGGTGTCGCAGCCCGCGCACAGCACGACCCCGTTCCGGCCCTCCACGGCGGCGCCGCTGGCGTTCGTCCACTCGTTCGGCACCCTTGCGAGCAGCAGCCCTTCCGCGCTGCAGCGCGGACATGTCGGCGGCTCCTCGGCGGTGACGATGTCGATCCGCCGCTGCCCGGTCACAGCGAGATCGCTTCCGGGCCGAACAGCTGCTTGATGTCGGCCGAGAAGCTTGGCTCCGGGTTGATCCGGAATTCCGGCAACGACAGCGTCACGGTCTGGCCAGCCATCCGCCGCAGGTTGATCAGCACCGGCACCTGTCCCTGGTGCAGCTTGAGCACGTTGCGCAGTTCGTCCACGATGCTCTGGTTGAGGCGTTCCTCACGCAGGAGCAGGGTGACCGGCGCGTCGCTGCTGATGCCGGACACATCCAGCAGAGTGAGGTCCTGGGCGAAAATCGAGATGGCGCCGTCGCGGTTGTTGATCTGCCCCTTGACGGCCACCACTGAGTCTTCGCGCAGCTCCGGCCCGTACAACTCGTAGCTCTTGGGGAAGAACAGACACTCCACACCGGCGTCCATATCCTCGACGGTCGCGATGGCCCAGACGTTTCCGGCTTTGTTGACCCGCTTGTCCACTTTCGTGATCATGCCGCAGACGGTGACGTCGCCCCGGTCTTCGCGGCCGCTGTCGAGCAGGTCGGCGATGGTGGTGTCCCGGTTGCGGGCCAGCATCCGTTCCGTGCCGGCCAGCGGGTGGTCCGACACGTACAGGCCGAGCATCTCCCGCTCGAAGTCCAGCTTGGTCTTCTTGTCCCACTCCATGTCGGGGACGGTGATCGTGAAAGCGGTGTCGTCGCCGTCGTCGTCCATCCCGCCGAACAGTGAGTCTTGGCCGTGGGCCTCGTTCTTCTTGATGTCGATCACGGACTCGACGGCCTGCTCGTGAATCATGAGCACGCCCTTGCGCGGGTGCTCGAGCGAGTCGAACGCGCCCGCCTTGATCAATGATTCGATGACCCGCTTGTTGCAGACCGAGAGAGGCACCTTGGCGAGGAAGTCGTCGAAGTCGCTGTAGCGGCCCTTCTGCGTGCGGGCCTTGACGATGCCCTCGACGACGTTCGAGCCGACGTTGCGGACCGCGCCCATGCCGAACCGTACCTGGGTGTCGCCGACCGCGACGAAGTCGAGCTGGGAGTCGTTGACGTCCGGCGGCAGGACCTGGATGCCCATCTTGCGGCACTCGGCCAGGTAGATCGCGGCCTTGTCCTTGTCGTCGCCCACGCTGGTGAGGAGGGCGGCCATGTATTCGGCGGGGTAGTTGGCCTTCAGGTAGGCGGTCCAGTAGGCGACGAGGCCGTACCCGGCGGTGTGCGATTTGTTGAAGGCGTACCCGGAGAAGGGCAGCATGACGTCCCACAGCGCGGTGATCGCGTCGTCGCTGTAGCCGTTGCCGCGCATGCCCGCCTGGAAGTTGGCGAACTCGGCGTCCAGGATCTCCTTCTTCTTCTTGCCCATGGCGCGGCGGAGCAGGTCGGCGCCGCCGAGGGTGTAGCCGGCCAGCTCTCGGGCGACTGCCATGATCTGCTCTTGGTAGACGAGCAGGTGGAAGGTCGGGCCGAGGATGGGGTCGAGGGCGTCCTTGAGTTCGGGGTGGATGGGCTCGATGTCCTGGCGGCCGTTCTTGCGGTGCGCGTAGTTGGTGTGCGCGTTGGCTGCCATCGGTCCCGGCCGGTACAGGGCGAGCACGGCGGCGATGTCCTCGAACCGGGTCGGCTCCATCAGCTTGAGGAGCTGCCGCATGGGGCCGCCGTCGAGCTGGAACACGCCGAGCGTGTCGCCGCGGGCCAGGAGCTGGTAGGTCTTGGCGTCGTCGAGCGGCATCGTCAGGGTGTCGAGCTCGATGCCCCGGTTCTGCTTGATGATCTTGATGGCGTGGTCGATGATGCCCAGGTTCCGCAGACCCAGGAAGTCCATCTTGACCAGGCCCATGGATTCACACGAGGGGTAGTCGAACCCGGTGATGATCACCTTGTCCTTGTCCCGCATGTGCATGGGGATCAGGTCCAGCAGCGGCGTTGAGGACAGGATGACGGCGGCCGCGTGCACGCCGGTGCCGCGGATCAGCCCTTCGATACCGCGGCCGGTGTCGATCACCTTGCGGACGTCCTGGTCGGACTCGTACAGGGCGCGGATCTCGTTGCCCTCGTTGTAGCGCGGGTGACCCTCGTTGAACAGGTCCGCGAGCGGCACGCCCTTACCCATGACGTCCGGCGGCATCGCCTTCGTGATCCTGTCGCCGACTGCGAACGGGTAGCCGAGGATGCGGCTGGCGTCTTTGACCGCAGCCTTGGCCTTGATCGTGCCGAACGTGTTGACCTGCGCGGTCATCTTGTCGCCGTACTTCTCGGTGACATAGTTCACCATGCGGTCGCGCTGGCGGTCGTCGAAGTCGAGGTCAACGTCCGGCGGGTTGATCCGCTCAGGGTTCAGGAACCGCTCGAACAGCAGGCCATGCTCCAGCGGGTCCAACTCGGTGATGCGGGTGGCGTAGGCGACGATCGACCCGGTGGCGGACCCTCGGCCAGGGCCGACCGGGATGCCGTTCTCACGGGCGTACCGGCAGATGTCGGCGACGACGAGGAAGTAGGAGGAGAACCCCATGGGGCCGATGACCTTCATCTCGGTCTCGTACCGGTCCCACACCTCCTGCGGGACCGGCGTGCCGTACCGCATCGCCAGACCGGCTTCACACTCCTTGCGCAGCCACGACTCCTGCGTCTCGCCCTCGGGCACGTCCGGGTAGTCCGGCATCCGGTTGACCTCGGCGAACACCTCGCTGTAGTCGCCCACCATCTCGGCCACGAGCAGCGTGTTGGCGCACGCCTCCGGCAGTTCAGGGAACAGCGCCCGCATTTCCTGGGCGGTTTTGAGGTAGTAGCCGGAGCCGTTGAACCGGAACCGGTTCGGGTCGTCCTTGTTCTTGCCGACGCCGACGCACAGGAGGCTGTCGTGGGCGTCGGCCTGGTCCTCGGTGACGTAGTGGGAGTCGTTGGTGACCAGCAGCGGAATGTTGAGCTGCTTGGCCAGCTTGAGCAGGTCGGCCCGGACCTCGCGCTCGATGTCGATGCCGTGGTCCATCAGCTCGAGGAAGTAGTTCTCCTTGCCGAAGATTTCCTGGTATTCGCCGGCGGCCTTGACCGCTTCGTCGTACTGGCCGAGCCGCAGCCGGGTCTGGACCACTCCGGACGGGCAGCCGGTTGTGGCGATGATCCCGTCCGCGTGTTCGGCGATCAGCTCCTGGTCCATGCGCGGCTTGCCGTAGTAGCCCTCGAAGCTGGCCAGGGACGACAGCCGGAACAGGTTCCGCAGCCCGTTCGCGTCTTTGGCCCACATGGTCATGTGGGTGTAGCGGCCGCCGCCGGAGACGTCCTTGCCGCCCTCGCCGTCGGCCACGCCGGTCTCGGCGCGTGAACCCCAGAAGACAGGCTTCTTGTGGTAGCGCGACGCGGGCGCCACGTACGCTTCGATCCCGATGATCGGCTTGACGGGGAAGCCCTTGGCCACCGATTGGAACTCGTACGCGCCGAACATGTTCCCGTGATCCGACATCGCGATCGCCGGCATCCCGAGCCGCTCAGCTTCCTTGAACAGCGGTTTCATCTTCGCCGCACCGTCAAGCATGCTGTACTCAGTGTGAACATGCAGATGCACGAACGAGTCGCTCACGCGCTCCCCCAACTCCCAACGGCCCAAATACTCGGCTGAGCCTATTCCTTCTCCTGGGGCTGTTGGGGCGATGCGATACAGAGTCCCATGGGTTGTTGCCACCCTGTTGCCCACGCTCCGTGCACGGCCCGCTGACGTGGCCATATACCGCCGGCAGCGCCCGGTTGCCAGCGGGGGCTAGCTAGCCCAGCCAGCGGCGTAATCACGGCCGCGGTCCCGCTTCGTGCCTAATCCTGGCGGGCACTGTAGGGGATCTTCTTCCTGTGCTGCCAGATGTTCAACGCCGTCTGGACGAAGTCCTGCGGCCCGTTGCCGGTGATGTCGCAGGCCGCGGTGAGACGGGTGTCGGTGAGCGGGTTGAGGCGCATGGAGAACTGGCGCTCGTCGCAGGCGCCCAGCCCCCGCCGACACGGCAAGCGCCGCCACAGCTAACCCGCCCGCTGCCCGCTGGCACTTCCCCGCCAGCTGGCAGCACCTACCGAACGGAGCAACCCTGAACCGCCCCATCGCCAAGCCCGGCTTGATCGCCGACTCCCAGGGTTTCCTCGTCGCCATCCTCCGGCACGACCACGGGCCGACCGCCCCCGTGATCGCACCGCCGCAGGTGTTCTTTGAGAACTTCCGGGGCGTCGTGGTCCAGGCGCTGGCCATCCCCGACGTGTACGCGCGTGACGTGGCCGTCGCCGCCCCCACGGTCTGCTCGGAGTTCGTGTCGATGTGCGAGGATCCCGAGGCGTTGCCATCCGGCTTGGCCGCGATCGTGGGCACGATGTCGCGTCTCAACGCGCGCCGCACGGGTATCGCCCGCCAGCGTGCCGAGCAGCGGATGAAGCGCTACTTGGACTAGCGCCCACACGGAAGCCGCGCGGTTGCTGGCCGCGCGGCTTTCGCGTGTCCGTCTCGCCTACGCCGCACCCCCTCGCCGCCAGCCGCGCACCCGCCTGCACCGCACCC includes:
- a CDS encoding DUF6300 family protein, which encodes MTGQRRIDIVTAEEPPTCPRCSAEGLLLARVPNEWTNASGAAVEGRNGVVLCAGCDTDAPAAAPLITWFHVHGSAGPEQREEFAQLLVAWAEQVSVPAVNEQRLEAETALWRSGQL
- the dnaE gene encoding DNA polymerase III subunit alpha — encoded protein: MSDSFVHLHVHTEYSMLDGAAKMKPLFKEAERLGMPAIAMSDHGNMFGAYEFQSVAKGFPVKPIIGIEAYVAPASRYHKKPVFWGSRAETGVADGEGGKDVSGGGRYTHMTMWAKDANGLRNLFRLSSLASFEGYYGKPRMDQELIAEHADGIIATTGCPSGVVQTRLRLGQYDEAVKAAGEYQEIFGKENYFLELMDHGIDIEREVRADLLKLAKQLNIPLLVTNDSHYVTEDQADAHDSLLCVGVGKNKDDPNRFRFNGSGYYLKTAQEMRALFPELPEACANTLLVAEMVGDYSEVFAEVNRMPDYPDVPEGETQESWLRKECEAGLAMRYGTPVPQEVWDRYETEMKVIGPMGFSSYFLVVADICRYARENGIPVGPGRGSATGSIVAYATRITELDPLEHGLLFERFLNPERINPPDVDLDFDDRQRDRMVNYVTEKYGDKMTAQVNTFGTIKAKAAVKDASRILGYPFAVGDRITKAMPPDVMGKGVPLADLFNEGHPRYNEGNEIRALYESDQDVRKVIDTGRGIEGLIRGTGVHAAAVILSSTPLLDLIPMHMRDKDKVIITGFDYPSCESMGLVKMDFLGLRNLGIIDHAIKIIKQNRGIELDTLTMPLDDAKTYQLLARGDTLGVFQLDGGPMRQLLKLMEPTRFEDIAAVLALYRPGPMAANAHTNYAHRKNGRQDIEPIHPELKDALDPILGPTFHLLVYQEQIMAVARELAGYTLGGADLLRRAMGKKKKEILDAEFANFQAGMRGNGYSDDAITALWDVMLPFSGYAFNKSHTAGYGLVAYWTAYLKANYPAEYMAALLTSVGDDKDKAAIYLAECRKMGIQVLPPDVNDSQLDFVAVGDTQVRFGMGAVRNVGSNVVEGIVKARTQKGRYSDFDDFLAKVPLSVCNKRVIESLIKAGAFDSLEHPRKGVLMIHEQAVESVIDIKKNEAHGQDSLFGGMDDDGDDTAFTITVPDMEWDKKTKLDFEREMLGLYVSDHPLAGTERMLARNRDTTIADLLDSGREDRGDVTVCGMITKVDKRVNKAGNVWAIATVEDMDAGVECLFFPKSYELYGPELREDSVVAVKGQINNRDGAISIFAQDLTLLDVSGISSDAPVTLLLREERLNQSIVDELRNVLKLHQGQVPVLINLRRMAGQTVTLSLPEFRINPEPSFSADIKQLFGPEAISL